One Methanobacterium sp. genomic region harbors:
- a CDS encoding NAD+ synthase — protein sequence MEGEFKFPKLDAQNAVEKICCFIKSKLEESKANGLVIGLSGGIDSSTVAYLCARVVERDNILGLILPSETTSKEDIEDAKTVAENLGIKYKNLHIDPLIEPFPELCPECSGSALANGNLKARIRMMLLYYHSNSMNRLVMGTGNKTELFVGYFTKYGDGGVDILPIGDLYKTHVKEIAEYIGVPKNIIEKAPTAGLWTGQTDEEELGITYDLLDKILYLMTDENLNIPNIAECLKIEEDEVLRIKNRVESSKHKLSSPFLIEID from the coding sequence ATGGAAGGAGAATTTAAATTTCCCAAATTAGATGCGCAAAATGCTGTAGAAAAAATATGCTGCTTCATAAAAAGTAAATTAGAAGAATCAAAAGCCAATGGTTTAGTTATAGGGCTTAGTGGGGGAATCGATTCTTCAACAGTAGCTTACCTTTGTGCGAGGGTAGTAGAACGTGATAATATACTTGGACTAATACTTCCGAGTGAAACTACATCTAAAGAGGATATAGAAGACGCAAAGACAGTTGCAGAAAATTTAGGAATAAAATACAAAAATTTACATATAGATCCTTTAATTGAACCTTTCCCAGAATTGTGCCCTGAGTGCAGCGGCAGTGCACTTGCAAATGGAAATTTAAAAGCACGAATAAGAATGATGCTTCTTTACTACCATTCAAATTCGATGAACAGGTTAGTTATGGGAACTGGAAATAAAACAGAGCTATTTGTGGGATATTTTACAAAATACGGAGATGGTGGAGTGGATATTTTGCCAATAGGTGATCTTTACAAGACCCACGTAAAAGAAATAGCTGAATATATTGGTGTTCCCAAAAATATAATTGAAAAAGCGCCTACTGCAGGTTTGTGGACAGGGCAGACTGATGAAGAAGAGCTTGGGATTACATATGATCTTTTAGATAAGATACTGTATCTCATGACAGATGAAAATTTAAACATTCCTAACATTGCGGAGTGTCTTAAAATTGAGGAAGATGAAGTTTTAAGGATTAAAAATAGAGTGGAATCATCAAAACATAAGTTATCTTCACCTTTCCTTATTGAGATTGATTAA
- a CDS encoding Nramp family divalent metal transporter: MDVRIFTRVFKHPIILSLIVFLSVMGPGIITANVDNDAGGITTYSLAGSQFGYDLVWLFIPMIIALAIIQEMGVRMGVVSGKGLADLIREKVGLKLTFVMMIALLAANMGNILAEFSGIAVSSGIFGVPKFIALPVAAIFVWLLVVKGTYKSVEKVFLLASLVYLSYIVAGYLSQPDWALAAHNLIVPQISLNTAYITMVIGLVGTTIAPWMMFYIQSSVVEKGITLKNLKYSKLDAVLGAIVVNIVAFFIVIACAATINANGIQVNDVVDVSTALVPLAGQYASLLFAFGFLNASLFAASILPLSTAYYVCESLGFEAGVSKSFREAPVFHGLYLGLIILAVIVIMLPNVPLLSILYLSQVANGILLPFLLILMLLIINDKHIMGEHVNSRLFNYIAWATVVIVMGLSISLVVTSFFPT; the protein is encoded by the coding sequence ATGGATGTTCGAATTTTTACAAGAGTATTCAAACACCCCATTATTTTGAGCTTAATTGTGTTTCTTTCAGTAATGGGTCCAGGAATAATAACTGCCAATGTTGACAACGATGCTGGAGGTATTACAACTTATTCTCTAGCAGGTTCTCAGTTTGGGTACGATTTAGTGTGGCTTTTTATCCCAATGATCATAGCTTTGGCAATTATTCAGGAAATGGGCGTGCGAATGGGGGTTGTATCTGGAAAAGGGCTTGCAGACTTGATACGTGAAAAGGTAGGGTTAAAACTTACATTTGTAATGATGATAGCCCTACTTGCTGCTAATATGGGTAATATATTGGCTGAATTTTCAGGTATAGCTGTAAGCAGTGGAATATTCGGAGTCCCTAAATTTATAGCATTGCCTGTAGCTGCAATATTCGTCTGGCTTCTGGTGGTCAAAGGTACTTATAAAAGCGTTGAAAAAGTCTTTTTACTTGCATCACTGGTTTATTTATCTTATATCGTGGCAGGATACCTTTCACAACCAGATTGGGCTCTAGCTGCGCATAATTTGATAGTGCCTCAGATATCTTTAAACACTGCTTATATTACCATGGTCATAGGACTGGTTGGAACAACTATAGCTCCATGGATGATGTTTTATATTCAATCTTCTGTTGTAGAGAAGGGAATAACATTAAAGAATCTAAAATATTCCAAGTTAGATGCAGTATTGGGGGCAATAGTCGTAAATATCGTGGCATTTTTCATAGTGATAGCATGTGCAGCTACCATAAATGCCAATGGAATTCAGGTTAACGATGTTGTAGATGTTTCAACTGCACTTGTTCCTCTTGCAGGACAATATGCAAGTTTACTGTTCGCGTTTGGATTTTTAAACGCATCTCTATTTGCAGCAAGTATCCTGCCGTTATCTACAGCATATTACGTATGTGAAAGCTTAGGATTTGAAGCAGGCGTTTCTAAAAGTTTTAGAGAAGCCCCAGTATTCCATGGGTTATATCTTGGGCTTATAATACTGGCAGTCATAGTTATCATGCTTCCAAATGTGCCGCTGCTCTCTATATTGTACCTTTCACAGGTTGCAAACGGTATTTTACTGCCCTTTTTACTTATATTAATGCTGTTAATCATTAATGATAAACATATAATGGGAGAACATGTAAATTCAAGGTTATTTAATTATATAGCATGGGCTACAGTTGTAATTGTAATGGGGCTAAGCATAAGCCTTGTAGTAACTTCATTTTTCCCTACATAA
- a CDS encoding CBS domain-containing protein has translation MKKTVVDLDGNKIGKFKDFIVSVNILYPLVEALSIRTSSKKDILVSWEDVDHINKEIKLKVKFDDIEEYKLKKKDIKLVEEVLDKQVVDLEGKKIRRINDLQLSTTRGYYRLIGVDISFKGILRRLGLEKIASSLKINLHEDYISWMDVDVLESDISRLKLKVPEYSLKKLHPADIAEIVDQLSINDSINVLNSLDEEVAADALEEISPERQVSLFEEMETKRAADLLEEMSPDDAADLIGELSDDRAQELLELMDPEEAKDVESLLKYPEDTAGGIMTTEFASVKEGLTARETLNALRKMAKEVESIYYIYILSNFNSLVGVISLRELLLADPEQKIVEVMHRDIISVDVMEEEHDVAKKIAKYNLLALPVVKDENKIQGVVTVDDAIDIVLPTAWKKHVPRMFGR, from the coding sequence ATGAAAAAAACAGTAGTTGACCTCGACGGCAACAAAATTGGAAAGTTTAAAGACTTTATAGTATCAGTAAATATACTTTACCCATTGGTTGAGGCATTAAGCATACGTACGTCCTCTAAAAAAGATATACTTGTTTCATGGGAAGATGTAGATCATATAAACAAAGAAATTAAGCTTAAAGTTAAATTTGATGATATTGAAGAGTATAAGCTTAAAAAAAAGGATATTAAACTTGTAGAGGAAGTCCTTGACAAACAGGTTGTTGATTTGGAAGGTAAAAAAATAAGAAGGATAAATGATCTCCAATTATCAACTACTCGCGGCTATTACCGACTTATAGGAGTAGATATAAGCTTTAAAGGTATATTAAGGCGTCTTGGACTTGAGAAGATTGCAAGTAGCCTTAAAATAAACCTTCATGAGGATTACATATCCTGGATGGATGTGGATGTACTGGAAAGCGACATATCACGTTTAAAATTAAAAGTACCGGAATATAGTTTAAAAAAACTACACCCTGCAGATATAGCAGAAATTGTGGATCAATTGAGCATTAATGATTCAATTAATGTTTTAAATTCTCTTGATGAAGAGGTTGCGGCTGATGCTTTAGAAGAAATCTCTCCTGAAAGGCAGGTTAGTCTTTTTGAGGAAATGGAAACCAAGCGGGCTGCTGATTTACTGGAAGAGATGTCACCTGACGATGCTGCTGATTTAATAGGTGAACTTTCAGATGACCGGGCACAGGAATTACTTGAATTAATGGATCCTGAAGAAGCAAAAGATGTGGAATCACTTTTGAAGTATCCTGAAGATACTGCTGGTGGAATAATGACCACTGAATTTGCATCAGTTAAAGAAGGGCTTACAGCACGTGAAACTCTTAACGCACTCAGGAAAATGGCTAAAGAAGTAGAAAGTATTTATTATATCTATATTTTATCTAATTTTAATTCGTTAGTGGGTGTTATATCCTTAAGAGAGTTACTGCTGGCTGATCCTGAGCAAAAAATTGTAGAAGTCATGCATAGGGACATAATATCAGTTGATGTAATGGAAGAAGAGCATGACGTGGCAAAGAAAATTGCAAAATATAATTTACTTGCCCTTCCTGTAGTTAAAGATGAAAATAAAATTCAAGGTGTTGTTACCGTAGATGATGCCATAGATATTGTGCTACCTACTGCATGGAAAAAACACGTTCCAAGAATGTTTGGAAGATAA
- a CDS encoding Lrp/AsnC family transcriptional regulator, with the protein MDDIDTAILRSLIKNSRITISQMSKEIDVPDATISNRLKKLEADVIKRYTMIPDWQKIGLSITAIIIIQTESEKHEFVKEELSKLEEVSEVYSVSGEYDILIKVWVPGIGELNKLINSKIRSVDGVEDLTEMIVMERVKEDMVPIIPGTE; encoded by the coding sequence ATGGATGATATAGACACGGCTATACTCCGTTCCTTAATTAAGAATTCGAGAATTACAATATCTCAAATGTCAAAGGAAATTGATGTTCCTGATGCAACCATCTCCAACCGGCTTAAAAAGCTGGAAGCAGATGTAATAAAGCGTTATACAATGATACCCGACTGGCAAAAAATTGGCCTTAGCATAACTGCTATAATCATAATTCAAACAGAATCTGAAAAGCATGAATTTGTTAAAGAAGAGCTATCAAAGCTTGAGGAGGTATCAGAAGTATACAGTGTATCTGGAGAGTATGATATTCTCATTAAAGTTTGGGTTCCAGGTATTGGAGAGCTCAATAAATTAATAAACAGCAAGATCCGTTCAGTTGATGGTGTTGAAGATTTAACTGAAATGATTGTAATGGAGCGTGTTAAGGAAGATATGGTTCCCATAATCCCAGGGACGGAGTGA
- a CDS encoding TRC40/GET3/ArsA family transport-energizing ATPase, producing MAFKDLFKFNKGKTTFVFIGGKGGVGKTTVSAATALWFARQGKKTLVISTDPAHSLSDSYEKNIGHNPTPIAENLEAVEIDPEIAMQEYQAQMEQQKAMNPGMDMGMLQDQMDMASMAPGIDETAAFDKFMQYMTTDEYDIVVFDTAPTGHTLRLLSFPEMMDSWVGKMIKIRRQVGSMAKAFKNIMPFMGDEEEEDRALEDMEETKKRIREARGVMADPERTSFKTVVIPEEMSIYESERAMEALSKYNITADGVIVNQIQPEEADCEFCAARRKIQEQRLKTIQQKFGNQVIAQIPLQTEEVKGMDKLTHIAEILYGEPEANPASN from the coding sequence ATGGCATTTAAAGACCTTTTTAAATTCAACAAAGGAAAAACAACATTTGTATTTATAGGTGGAAAAGGAGGAGTCGGTAAAACAACTGTATCTGCTGCAACAGCATTATGGTTTGCAAGACAGGGTAAAAAAACTCTTGTAATTTCTACAGACCCTGCACACTCCCTTTCTGACTCTTATGAGAAAAATATAGGACACAACCCAACACCAATAGCTGAAAATCTAGAAGCAGTGGAAATCGATCCTGAAATTGCTATGCAAGAATATCAAGCACAGATGGAACAACAGAAAGCAATGAATCCTGGTATGGATATGGGAATGCTTCAAGATCAGATGGATATGGCTTCAATGGCTCCGGGTATTGATGAAACAGCTGCATTTGATAAATTTATGCAGTACATGACTACTGATGAATATGATATCGTTGTCTTTGATACCGCACCAACAGGACACACTTTAAGATTACTCTCTTTCCCTGAAATGATGGATTCATGGGTTGGAAAGATGATTAAAATCAGGCGTCAGGTCGGAAGTATGGCCAAAGCATTTAAAAACATCATGCCGTTTATGGGTGATGAAGAAGAAGAAGACCGTGCTTTAGAGGACATGGAAGAAACCAAAAAGAGAATACGCGAAGCAAGAGGCGTTATGGCAGATCCTGAAAGGACTTCTTTCAAGACTGTTGTTATACCTGAAGAAATGTCAATTTATGAATCGGAAAGGGCTATGGAAGCACTTTCCAAGTACAACATAACTGCTGATGGTGTTATTGTAAACCAGATCCAGCCAGAAGAAGCTGACTGTGAGTTCTGTGCTGCAAGACGTAAAATACAAGAACAACGTCTTAAAACTATCCAACAGAAGTTTGGAAATCAGGTTATAGCTCAAATACCTCTTCAGACAGAAGAAGTTAAAGGTATGGATAAGCTTACCCACATCGCAGAAATTCTCTACGGCGAACCAGAAGCTAACCCTGCTTCTAACTAA
- a CDS encoding Zn-ribbon domain-containing OB-fold protein — protein MKDIVRGWRHIPQRYSLIGSKCSQCGTVFFPKRVICPECRRKGELEDLKLKGEGKIHTYSVIHTPTDEFKTIAPYVVAIIELEEGAKLTSQIVDCNPEDVEIGDEVEMVFRKIKEEGDDGVISYGYKFKLKNC, from the coding sequence ATGAAAGATATAGTAAGAGGATGGCGCCACATACCACAGAGGTACAGCCTAATTGGATCAAAATGTTCACAATGCGGAACAGTTTTTTTCCCAAAAAGAGTCATATGCCCAGAATGCAGAAGAAAAGGTGAACTAGAAGACCTAAAACTCAAAGGAGAAGGAAAAATCCATACTTATTCTGTCATACATACTCCTACAGATGAATTTAAGACCATTGCTCCATACGTAGTGGCCATAATTGAGCTTGAAGAAGGGGCCAAATTAACAAGCCAAATTGTTGACTGCAACCCCGAAGATGTAGAAATAGGCGATGAAGTTGAAATGGTCTTTAGAAAGATTAAAGAAGAAGGCGATGATGGAGTGATATCATATGGATACAAATTCAAACTCAAAAACTGCTAA
- the cfbA gene encoding sirohydrochlorin nickelochelatase: MDTNSNSKTAKIGILLVGHGSRLPYGKDVVSQIAEMYKENSDYLVEVGFMNISKPSIPSAINKLSKEGVKKIIVTPVFLAHGVHTKQDIPHILGLDDGHEHSHGHDHGHSHEEEEEQEEIEFEGEIIYTEPLGADARLVDIIKERVASAL, translated from the coding sequence ATGGATACAAATTCAAACTCAAAAACTGCTAAAATAGGTATTTTACTTGTAGGACATGGAAGCAGGCTGCCCTATGGAAAAGATGTAGTTAGCCAGATTGCTGAAATGTACAAAGAGAATTCCGATTATCTTGTTGAAGTAGGATTTATGAACATATCCAAACCTTCAATACCTTCTGCAATAAACAAGCTTTCAAAAGAAGGTGTAAAAAAGATAATAGTAACACCAGTCTTTTTAGCACATGGGGTTCATACTAAACAGGACATTCCACATATCCTAGGTTTAGATGATGGACATGAACATTCACATGGCCATGACCACGGCCACAGCCACGAAGAAGAGGAAGAACAAGAAGAAATTGAATTTGAAGGTGAAATTATATACACCGAACCTCTTGGCGCTGATGCAAGACTTGTTGACATTATCAAAGAAAGGGTAGCAAGTGCCCTCTAA
- the thiL gene encoding thiamine-phosphate kinase, with amino-acid sequence MPRKISDIGEKGLIKRILSKAEKSDFNSTFLDNFSFKSLSDDAALINLGDQYLVATSDMLFKSTHFPDDMSYNQIGKKSVTVNVSDLAAMGAKPIGIIVSMGLPRDMLIDEFEELIEGILDMCSKYDMKLIGGDTNESQELTLCGTCLGLVQKENVLMKDGANPGDIIAITGPVGLAAAGFEVLFNKNKFQDLNPNYKDHLLKHALNPKARVNEGILLAKSGIITSATDITDGLVSEIDELINANNCRIGMTLNEEMLPIPEEIREVADKTGKDPLEFALYYGEDFELLLTVKKEGFKQIEERIHLYEIGNVTSSGKIEILHKDGTKNIIKPRGYEHLSPKKS; translated from the coding sequence ATGCCCCGTAAAATTTCAGATATTGGGGAAAAAGGACTTATAAAACGGATTTTAAGTAAAGCCGAAAAATCTGACTTTAATTCTACTTTTCTAGATAACTTTTCCTTTAAAAGCTTAAGTGATGATGCAGCACTTATCAATTTAGGAGATCAGTATTTAGTTGCAACATCCGACATGCTTTTTAAATCTACTCATTTTCCAGATGATATGAGCTACAATCAGATTGGTAAAAAATCAGTGACTGTAAATGTGAGCGATTTAGCCGCGATGGGTGCTAAACCCATAGGAATCATTGTTTCTATGGGGCTGCCGCGAGACATGTTAATTGATGAATTTGAAGAGCTAATTGAAGGCATTCTGGATATGTGTTCAAAATATGATATGAAGCTCATTGGAGGAGATACAAATGAATCTCAGGAGCTTACTCTTTGCGGAACATGTTTAGGACTTGTTCAAAAAGAAAACGTTTTAATGAAAGATGGAGCAAACCCCGGAGATATAATTGCTATCACCGGCCCTGTTGGACTTGCAGCTGCAGGATTTGAGGTTCTGTTTAATAAAAACAAATTTCAAGATTTGAATCCAAATTACAAAGATCACCTGTTGAAACATGCATTAAATCCAAAAGCAAGGGTAAATGAAGGAATTTTACTTGCAAAAAGTGGCATTATAACTTCTGCAACAGATATAACCGACGGCCTGGTAAGTGAAATTGATGAGCTCATAAATGCAAATAACTGCAGAATCGGCATGACATTAAATGAAGAAATGCTCCCAATCCCTGAAGAAATCCGGGAAGTAGCAGACAAAACAGGCAAAGATCCCCTAGAATTTGCTCTTTACTATGGTGAGGATTTTGAACTTCTTTTAACTGTTAAAAAAGAGGGGTTTAAACAAATTGAAGAAAGAATCCACCTCTATGAAATAGGAAATGTAACATCTTCTGGAAAAATAGAAATTCTGCATAAAGATGGGACAAAAAACATAATTAAACCGCGTGGCTACGAACATTTATCCCCTAAAAAAAGTTAA
- the amrS gene encoding AmmeMemoRadiSam system radical SAM enzyme, whose product MKKEVLIYDKLDGAMNCKICARKCVIAEGDTGFCSMRANMDGKLYALNYAAASSVAVDPIEKKPLFHFYPGSTVFSIGSVGCNFRCKHCQNWNISQVDIEEIPTRELPPEEAIRLTKQYGCKSIAWTYNEPTMWFEYTYDSAKLAKKEGISTIYVTNGYMSEESFEMIGPYLDATNIDLKGMSDKFYRDLCQARLQPVLDNIKRFYENKIHIEITNLIIPGYNDSEEDIKALVNFMVDETGLEVPLHFTRFFPYYELGQLPPTPVESLQRAYKIAKEAGMEYVYIGNVSTGGEESTFCPECGKMVIQRNGFEVVGKEVEEKGICPACKAKLNIIT is encoded by the coding sequence ATGAAAAAAGAAGTCCTTATTTATGATAAATTAGATGGTGCCATGAACTGCAAAATATGCGCCCGAAAATGCGTTATTGCTGAAGGAGATACGGGTTTCTGCAGTATGAGAGCAAACATGGACGGAAAACTCTATGCCTTAAATTACGCTGCAGCATCATCTGTAGCCGTAGACCCCATCGAAAAAAAGCCTCTTTTCCATTTTTACCCCGGTTCAACTGTTTTTTCCATTGGATCAGTGGGCTGCAACTTTAGATGTAAACACTGCCAGAACTGGAATATTTCACAGGTTGATATAGAAGAAATTCCAACACGGGAGCTACCTCCTGAAGAAGCAATAAGACTTACCAAACAGTACGGATGTAAATCCATTGCATGGACTTATAATGAACCAACCATGTGGTTTGAATATACTTATGATTCAGCTAAACTTGCAAAAAAAGAAGGAATATCTACAATTTATGTAACAAATGGATATATGAGTGAAGAATCCTTTGAAATGATAGGCCCTTACCTTGATGCTACAAATATTGATTTAAAAGGAATGTCTGACAAGTTTTACAGAGATTTATGCCAGGCCAGGCTTCAACCTGTTTTAGATAATATAAAGAGATTTTATGAAAATAAAATCCATATCGAGATAACAAACTTAATTATACCTGGATACAACGATTCTGAAGAAGATATTAAAGCTTTAGTGAACTTCATGGTAGATGAAACAGGATTAGAAGTTCCCCTACATTTTACAAGATTTTTCCCATACTATGAATTAGGCCAATTACCACCAACACCAGTAGAATCACTCCAAAGAGCTTATAAAATTGCAAAAGAAGCTGGAATGGAATATGTATACATTGGAAATGTTTCTACAGGTGGTGAAGAAAGTACATTTTGTCCAGAATGCGGAAAAATGGTTATACAGCGAAATGGGTTTGAAGTTGTAGGTAAAGAAGTGGAAGAAAAAGGAATATGTCCTGCCTGTAAAGCAAAACTAAATATTATAACTTAA
- a CDS encoding V4R domain-containing protein: MAKTSDYVQLYMTPEGPKIIESATKTKILSLLEEKDLYFDEILTKTGKSKPTLSNHLKVLEDRGLIGSKSDPYDKRKKLFYIKARQYVELSTDIKLNIDLKNYFKNCFTQLDNSVDFYALSLRSIRFFLSNNGIDIDPLLVNIGNFMGEAMYEQVQSPKTEKLVDNMAIFLDKFEAGHIQLINKNPLTIRIDDNFECKDMVNTGIPNCAIAKGSFESIFSIHFQSEVSVEEIKCVAKGDKYCSFVIKKLDKKINLPVKGSIEFI; the protein is encoded by the coding sequence ATGGCAAAAACATCTGATTATGTACAATTATATATGACTCCAGAGGGGCCCAAAATAATTGAGTCTGCCACTAAAACTAAAATATTATCACTCCTTGAAGAAAAAGATCTTTATTTTGATGAAATCCTTACCAAAACAGGCAAATCCAAACCTACTCTCTCAAATCACCTAAAAGTACTGGAAGATAGGGGCCTAATTGGATCAAAAAGCGATCCTTACGATAAACGAAAAAAATTATTTTATATTAAAGCAAGGCAGTATGTTGAATTATCTACAGATATAAAGCTAAATATTGATTTAAAAAATTATTTTAAGAATTGTTTTACTCAACTTGACAATTCAGTTGATTTTTATGCATTATCCCTGCGAAGTATTAGATTTTTTTTAAGTAATAACGGCATTGACATAGATCCATTACTAGTTAATATAGGAAATTTTATGGGCGAAGCAATGTATGAACAAGTTCAATCCCCTAAGACTGAAAAATTAGTTGATAATATGGCTATTTTTCTCGATAAATTCGAAGCAGGACATATCCAATTAATAAATAAAAATCCCTTAACTATTCGCATTGATGATAATTTCGAATGCAAAGACATGGTTAACACAGGAATCCCAAACTGTGCAATTGCTAAAGGGTCTTTCGAGTCCATTTTCTCCATTCATTTCCAATCTGAAGTTTCAGTTGAGGAAATTAAATGTGTTGCTAAAGGAGATAAATACTGCTCCTTTGTTATAAAAAAGTTAGATAAAAAAATAAACTTACCTGTAAAAGGATCAATAGAATTTATCTAA
- a CDS encoding PepSY domain-containing protein has translation MAIKSIFKLAIITILIITILSCAYADTGPSIGENQAKTIAQNYLNSHNLPYTAVTPNGDIWYYYVKNTKTGEKEWISINTFIHDDPEFGGPGIYKKVFDNMYGVWLVQVNSRDGKNAGTIYIDGETGKVLKVTVPRKSQTKNLSKTAENTAPKNTTNITNATSQTFPELNSQSEPSSVNTGIIFGIIALIIAIGAGYLMYTRI, from the coding sequence ATGGCAATTAAAAGCATCTTTAAACTAGCAATAATAACTATTTTAATAATAACAATCTTAAGCTGTGCCTATGCAGATACTGGGCCAAGCATAGGGGAAAATCAGGCCAAAACAATAGCACAAAATTATTTGAATTCCCATAATTTGCCCTACACTGCAGTAACTCCTAACGGGGACATCTGGTATTACTACGTTAAAAATACCAAAACTGGAGAAAAAGAATGGATATCCATTAACACATTCATTCACGATGACCCAGAGTTTGGTGGACCTGGCATATACAAAAAAGTTTTCGATAATATGTATGGAGTATGGCTTGTACAAGTTAACAGCAGGGATGGGAAAAATGCAGGAACGATCTACATTGATGGAGAAACTGGTAAAGTCCTAAAAGTTACAGTACCAAGAAAGTCCCAGACCAAAAATCTATCCAAAACAGCTGAAAACACTGCACCAAAAAACACGACTAATATAACCAATGCAACTAGTCAGACTTTCCCTGAATTAAATAGTCAATCAGAGCCCTCAAGCGTTAATACAGGAATCATATTTGGCATAATCGCTTTAATTATTGCAATAGGTGCTGGCTATCTAATGTATACCCGAATATGA
- a CDS encoding M28 family peptidase, whose translation MNFKKIFIPIIVFVFIISFLFINPDVNSNSSDLSLVSDVKYISQEIGPRPAGSENENKTAQYLKSKLNSYGVKTEIQSFKYYSMYSKGFKSSENVVGTINGTSSKQIIICADLDTVKDKNTGNYTEGSNDDVTSLAVLIGLAKEYQHEKPYFTIKLIGFGAGEDPYTFPVNASPRTSLNSEEYNKIMYIPYLIGARHYLLENQDSINNTVAVISLEAVGEGNPCFVSQDSFAENNQTFINFLVLNARNNGFNAEKIDFMTYEEPQGRKDPISHIYLPFSYANIPSTFLTCLENPNINSSTHNNKEMPGYLTVNDNYENLVKNNGGEEGLEKHLNTILSLVKTSIDNIDKFYAVKNISIA comes from the coding sequence ATGAATTTTAAAAAAATATTTATTCCAATCATAGTCTTTGTATTTATTATATCTTTTTTATTTATAAATCCAGATGTTAATAGTAACTCTTCAGATTTATCATTAGTATCCGATGTAAAATACATTTCACAGGAAATAGGGCCCAGACCTGCAGGATCTGAAAATGAAAATAAAACTGCCCAGTATCTCAAATCAAAGCTCAATAGTTATGGAGTTAAAACCGAAATTCAATCATTTAAATATTATTCCATGTATTCAAAAGGTTTTAAAAGCTCTGAAAATGTTGTAGGCACAATAAATGGGACATCTTCCAAACAAATCATCATATGTGCAGATTTGGATACAGTAAAAGATAAAAATACAGGTAACTATACAGAAGGATCTAATGATGATGTAACATCACTTGCAGTTCTAATAGGACTTGCAAAGGAATATCAACATGAAAAGCCTTATTTTACCATAAAATTAATAGGTTTTGGAGCTGGCGAAGATCCATACACGTTTCCAGTTAATGCAAGTCCAAGGACCAGTTTAAATTCAGAAGAATACAACAAAATTATGTACATACCCTACTTAATAGGTGCAAGACATTATCTTCTTGAAAACCAGGATTCAATTAACAATACTGTTGCTGTTATAAGTTTAGAGGCTGTTGGGGAAGGTAATCCCTGCTTTGTGAGTCAGGATTCATTTGCTGAAAATAACCAGACATTTATAAACTTTTTAGTTTTAAATGCCAGAAATAATGGTTTTAATGCTGAAAAGATCGATTTCATGACCTATGAAGAACCTCAAGGTAGAAAAGATCCCATTAGCCACATTTATTTGCCTTTTTCTTATGCAAATATCCCTTCAACATTTTTAACATGTCTAGAAAACCCAAATATCAATTCTTCAACCCACAATAATAAGGAAATGCCGGGCTATCTTACAGTGAACGATAATTATGAAAATTTGGTGAAAAATAACGGCGGTGAAGAAGGACTAGAAAAACACCTGAATACAATTTTAAGCCTCGTTAAAACAAGTATAGATAATATTGACAAATTTTATGCTGTAAAAAATATTTCAATAGCTTAA